The following are encoded in a window of Bacillus sp. SORGH_AS_0510 genomic DNA:
- the miaB gene encoding tRNA (N6-isopentenyl adenosine(37)-C2)-methylthiotransferase MiaB — MNEKQRLESQQIEAANSSDKKSAKDYSKYFEQVITAPSLKEAKKRGKEEVKYHNDFAIPEEFRGMGEGRKFYIRTYGCQMNEHDTEVMAGIFLALGYEPTDSTEDANVILLNTCAIRENAENKVFGELGHLKALKLEKPDLLLGVCGCMSQEESVVNKILKTYNQVDMIFGTHNIHRLPHILHEAYMSKEMVVEVWSKEGDVIENLPKVRRGKIKAWVNIMYGCDKFCTYCIVPYTRGKERSRRPEEIIQEVRHLAAQGYQEVTLLGQNVNAYGKDLEGMNYGLGDLMDELRKIDIPRIRFTTSHPRDFDDHLIEVLAKGGNLMDHIHLPVQSGSTDVLKIMARKYTREQYLELVRKIKAAIPNVALTTDIIVGYPNETDEQFEETMSLYREVGYELAYTFIYSPREGTPAAKMEDNVPMEVKKERLQRLNKLVNDLSLEAMKKHEGQILDVLIEGESKNNPEVLAGYTTRNKLVNVVAPKSTIGKIIKVKITEAKTWSLNGEMVEELEPAEVK, encoded by the coding sequence ATGAATGAAAAGCAACGTCTAGAAAGTCAACAAATAGAAGCAGCTAATTCTTCGGACAAAAAATCCGCCAAGGATTACAGCAAGTATTTTGAACAGGTTATTACCGCACCTTCATTAAAAGAAGCAAAGAAACGTGGCAAAGAAGAAGTAAAGTATCACAATGATTTTGCAATTCCAGAAGAGTTTCGAGGCATGGGAGAAGGTAGAAAGTTTTACATCCGTACGTATGGATGTCAAATGAACGAGCATGACACAGAGGTTATGGCTGGGATCTTTTTAGCATTAGGGTACGAGCCGACTGACAGCACGGAAGATGCAAATGTAATTTTGCTAAATACTTGTGCGATTCGTGAAAATGCAGAAAATAAGGTGTTTGGCGAGTTAGGGCATCTCAAAGCACTAAAATTGGAAAAACCGGATTTACTTTTAGGTGTTTGTGGATGTATGTCTCAGGAAGAGTCCGTTGTTAACAAGATTTTAAAGACATATAACCAAGTTGATATGATTTTTGGTACTCATAATATTCATCGTCTGCCACACATCCTTCATGAGGCATATATGTCAAAAGAGATGGTTGTAGAGGTATGGTCTAAGGAAGGAGACGTTATTGAAAACCTTCCTAAAGTACGTCGTGGTAAGATTAAAGCATGGGTTAACATTATGTATGGCTGTGATAAGTTCTGTACGTATTGTATTGTTCCGTATACACGCGGTAAGGAGCGCAGCCGTAGACCAGAAGAAATCATTCAGGAAGTACGTCATTTGGCAGCACAGGGTTATCAGGAGGTTACACTCTTAGGTCAAAACGTGAATGCCTATGGTAAAGATTTAGAAGGAATGAACTACGGTCTAGGTGACCTAATGGATGAATTACGTAAAATTGATATTCCAAGAATTCGTTTTACAACAAGCCATCCTCGTGATTTTGATGATCATTTAATTGAAGTTCTAGCTAAAGGCGGCAACTTAATGGATCATATCCACTTGCCGGTCCAATCAGGTTCAACTGATGTATTAAAAATTATGGCTCGTAAATATACAAGAGAACAATATTTAGAGCTTGTTAGAAAAATTAAAGCGGCGATTCCAAATGTTGCTTTGACCACTGATATTATTGTGGGATATCCAAATGAAACGGACGAGCAGTTTGAAGAGACAATGTCGCTCTACCGTGAAGTAGGGTATGAATTGGCTTATACATTTATTTATTCTCCACGTGAAGGCACACCTGCTGCCAAGATGGAAGATAATGTCCCAATGGAAGTTAAGAAAGAACGCCTTCAGCGTCTAAATAAGCTTGTAAATGACCTATCATTAGAAGCAATGAAAAAGCATGAAGGCCAGATCCTTGATGTACTGATCGAAGGAGAGAGTAAGAACAATCCTGAGGTGCTTGCGGGTTATACAACAAGAAATAAGCTTGTCAATGTTGTTGCACCAAAGTCTACAATCGGTAAAATTATCAAGGTGAAAATTACAGAAGCAAAAACATGGTCATTAAACGGAGAAATGGTGGAAGAATTAGAACCAGCAGAGGTGAAGTAA
- a CDS encoding RicAFT regulatory complex protein RicA family protein, whose translation MAKYTKDDIVARATELARMIAETEEVDLFKRAEAHIHENPKVKTLISDIKGLQKQAVNLQHYGKPEALKRVEDKIASIEQELDEIPVVQDFKQSQLEVNELLQLIASTISNTVTDEIIISTGGDVLAGETGSSLKNGGSCDGHDDCDHQH comes from the coding sequence GTGGCGAAGTATACAAAAGATGATATCGTCGCTCGTGCAACAGAACTTGCACGTATGATAGCGGAAACTGAGGAAGTTGATTTATTTAAACGAGCAGAAGCTCACATTCATGAGAATCCAAAAGTAAAAACATTAATCTCAGATATTAAAGGATTACAAAAACAGGCAGTAAATCTTCAACATTACGGAAAACCAGAAGCATTAAAGCGCGTGGAAGACAAGATTGCTTCAATTGAGCAAGAATTAGATGAAATTCCTGTAGTTCAGGATTTCAAGCAATCTCAATTGGAAGTGAATGAATTGTTGCAATTAATTGCATCAACGATTTCTAATACTGTCACTGATGAAATTATTATTTCAACAGGTGGCGATGTCTTAGCAGGCGAAACAGGTTCCAGTCTAAAAAATGGCGGATCTTGCGATGGCCATGATGATTGTGATCATCAACATTAA